GCATTAACCTTTGTAAAGTTCATGGGGTGGGGGAGATGAGCGTAGAAGCACTTTTCAAACCAAAGAGCGTTGCCGTTATAGGCGCTTCTGATAAGCCCGGGAAGATAGGCTACGCGGTTATGAAGAACCTCATCGAGTACGGCTACGAGGGCAAAATCTATGCCGTCAACGTCAAGGGCGGGGAGATGGAGATAAGCGGGAGAAAGTTCCCAGTATACAAAAGCATCCTCGATGTTCCTGATGAAGTTGACATGGCCGTTATAGTTGTCCCGGCCAAGTTCGTTCCCCCTGTGGTTGAAGAGTGCGGAAAAAAAGGCGTTAAAGTTCTCCCCATCATAAGCTCGGGCTTCGGTGAATTGGGTGAAGAGGGCAAGAAAGTTGAAGAAGAGCTTGTTAAGACAGCCCACAAGTACGGCATGAGGATTTTGGGTCCAAACATCTTCGGTGTCGTTTACACTCCAGCAAAGCTCAACGCCACCTTCGGCCCGACAGATGTAATGCCCGGCAAGCTCGCCCTCATCAGCCAGAGCGGTGCCCTCGGAATAGCCCTTATGGGATGGACAATACTTGAGAAGGTCGGTCTTTCGGCTGTCGTCAGCATTGGAAACAAGAGCGATCTTGACGATGCCGATCTGCTTGAGTACTTCGAGGAGGACGAGAACACCGGTGCTATTCTCATCTACATGGAGGGCGTCAAGGACGGAAGGAAGTTTATGGAAGTCGCGAAGAGAGTTTCAATGAAGAAGCCGATCATCATCATAAAGGCCGGAAGGAGCGAGCGCGGTGCTAAAGCCGCTGCCTCACACACGGGTTCACTTGCTGGTGCAGACAGCATCTACACTGCTGCATTCAAGCAGAGCGGCGTTCTTAGGGCTTTAACAATTGGCGAGGCTTTCGACTGGGCGAGAACCCTCTCGAACCTTCCCGAGCCCGAGGGAGAGAACGTCGTTATTCTCACCAACGGCGGTGGAATAGGCGTTATGGCAACCGATGCAGCTGAAGAGGAAGGATTGAAGCTCTATGACAACCTTGAGGAGCTTAAGATCTTTGCAAATCACATGCCGCCATTTGGAAGCTATAAGAATCCAGTGGATTTGACGGGTATGGCCGGGGCTGAGGCCTATGAAGGTGCAGTTAGAGATGCCCTAGCTCATCCGGAGATGCATGCAATAGCCGTTCTCTACTGTCAAACAGCCGTTCTCGATCCAAGAGACCTCGCAAAGATAGTCATCAATGAATATGAGGCAAGCGGAAGGAAGAAGCCAATAGTGGTTGCCATAGTTGGTGGCGTTGAGGCCAAGGAAGCAATTGATATGCTCAACGAGAACGGAATTCCGGCATATCCAGAGCCCGAAAGGGCCATTAAGTCACTTGCGGCTTTATACAGGTGGCACAACTGGAAAATGAAGCATAAGAAAGAGTGATTTCCTTTTTCTTCTTTTTCATTGATAAAAAGGAAATCAGGCAATGTACTTTCTTATCTCCTCGTACATATCGTTCAGCACTTCTTGGTAATCTACCTTGTTTTCCTCCACAAGATCCATGAGTTCTTCCAGCTGTCTGGTTCTTTCCTCACTCACAAGCTCCTTGTATTTTGTGATCAGGTAGTGGTAAACCTTTGTGCCCAGTTCTGTTGGCACTAACTTTTTCCTTCCCTTCGTTTCGATAACGTAGTGCCTGTCTAAGAGAGTTTTGACTATCTTTGCATACGTAGAAGGCCTACCGATTTTGCGCTCCTTCATAAGGGCAATTATGTCTCCCTGAGTAAACAGAGGCACCTTTGAGGCCCTCCATTTCTTGATGTCCTTAACCTTAATCCTCTGTCCTTTTTCAAGTTTGGGAAGCTGTTTTAGAGGTGGGGTTCTAATCCTTGTCCATCCATCGAAGAGTATCTCCACGTAACCTTCTACTTCCGCTTTTGCTACCTTTGCATCAATAACTGCCTTTTCATAAAGTATTTTTGCCGCTTTCATCTGGGAGGTCATGAAGCGTTTGAATATCATGTCATAGAGTCTGAAGTGGTCTCTTGTTAGACCCCTTGCCAGGGTTATTATTCCATCCCTCAGCAACTGCATGAGTCTTCCAGTGTCTATGGGTCTTGTGGGCCTTATACACTCGTGTGCTCCCTCTTCACCCCACTTCCTCGGAGCGAAGTAATCTTCGCCAATTTCTTCGGTGATGTACTCCTTGGCCACCTCAACACCAACGTTGCTCACGTGGGTGGAATCCGTTCTTATATAAGTTACCAGACCGAGTTCAAAGAGGTCTTGGGCGAGTCTCATAGTGTAGTCGGTCGA
The Thermococcus sp. 2319x1 DNA segment above includes these coding regions:
- the acs gene encoding acetate--CoA ligase alpha subunit, translating into MSVEALFKPKSVAVIGASDKPGKIGYAVMKNLIEYGYEGKIYAVNVKGGEMEISGRKFPVYKSILDVPDEVDMAVIVVPAKFVPPVVEECGKKGVKVLPIISSGFGELGEEGKKVEEELVKTAHKYGMRILGPNIFGVVYTPAKLNATFGPTDVMPGKLALISQSGALGIALMGWTILEKVGLSAVVSIGNKSDLDDADLLEYFEEDENTGAILIYMEGVKDGRKFMEVAKRVSMKKPIIIIKAGRSERGAKAAASHTGSLAGADSIYTAAFKQSGVLRALTIGEAFDWARTLSNLPEPEGENVVILTNGGGIGVMATDAAEEEGLKLYDNLEELKIFANHMPPFGSYKNPVDLTGMAGAEAYEGAVRDALAHPEMHAIAVLYCQTAVLDPRDLAKIVINEYEASGRKKPIVVAIVGGVEAKEAIDMLNENGIPAYPEPERAIKSLAALYRWHNWKMKHKKE